CACCAGCTGTAAGGCAAATTTCTTTCGCTTCTTTTAAATCATTTTTACTTCGAGCTATTAATACAAGATGGCGCTCTGTGTTTTTAGCAAATACTTCTGCAATTGACAGACCGATACCTTTACTGCCACCGGTAATAATAACAGAGGAATCTTTGAAGCTCATTATGGGACTTTAAGAAATTTGTGCGTTTGCAGGCTAATTCCCCATTCCGGGTTTTTCTTAACATAGTCCACAATTAATTCTATGGACTCGGGAGTTTCCCATTCAGGCTGAAGTAATAATTCCGTGCCTTCAGGACATTTTTCGGCATTTTTTTCAGCCCATTTCAAATCCTTGTTGGTTAAAACAACTACTTTTAATTCGTCCACATAGTTGAAAACTTCTTCAGTTGGCTTCTTAAATCTTTTAGGTGAAAGAGTAATCCAGTCAAGCTGACCTGACAAGGGTGAAGAGCCACTTGTTTCTATATGAACTTTGAGACCCGCCGACTTCAAGCCTAACGTTAAAGGCAAAAGATCGTGTAATAAAGGCTCCCCTCCCGTTATAACGGTAAATGGTGCTTTGCTTTTTTTTGCCTCTTCAACTAATTGCCGGACCGACATTTTGGGATGCCCTTCTTCTTCCCAGCTTTCTTTCACATCACACCACCAACAATTAACATCACAACCGGCTGTGCGGATAAAGTATGATGCTCGGCCAGTATGAGCTCCTTCCCCTTGTATAGTATAGAAATGCTCAACTATCGGATACTCAACATCCATATAGTCTTTGTTACTGGTTACTAATTCTGCTTCTTTATCTACTTTAAACATCTTTATCTGTGTATTCTACCCAACTGGTTTCTGTTTCCCAAACGGTTACGGTGAGTTCAATATCTCCCGGAATGCGTTCTTTTGTTTCTTTATGGATAAACTCAGCTATTCGTTCTGCGGTTGTATTCTCAGGCATTAACTCGTTAAGAAAGCCATGATCAAAACCGCCTTTTTCAGAATCTTTTGCAGCCCATTTCAATTCTTTAAAATCACATACCATATCAGGGGTATCAAGATATTGGGATGGATTCAGTTTATTTGATTTTGCAGTCATCTTTACCCGGTATGAATGACCATGCATTCTACCGCACTTACCATCATAACCATCAATAAAGTGAGCGGCATCAAATTTAAATTCAGTATTTAGCGTCCAAGTAGGCATTGTATAGTCTAATATTGCGATACTATCTCAGTAGCATCTTCATTCAATAAAAAAAGCCACGTTGTGGCGTGGCTTAAAATTACGGGTTTTTTACTAAAATTACTTGGTTCGCTTTATGGTACAGCCAAGTGACTTAGTTTCTTGCTGACTGATCCCTGAACCAGCTACAAGCTCTCTAATTGCATCCTCAGCGTATGTAGCTTCAACAGTACTAGCATCATTGGCATTATCATCAATTGCGCCGTGATAAACGAGTTTCATATTAGAATCGAAAAGAAAGATTTCGGGTGTGCGCGTTGCGCCAAAGGCATCCGCCAATTTGTGGTCTTCATCCAGAGCGTATGGAAATGAATAACCCTGCTTTTGTGCCCGCCGCTTCATGTCCTCCATCGATTCACCGCGGTCACGGATCCTTTCATTTGGATTCAAAGCAATCATTCCAATATTATTTACCCCTGCCAAGTCAGCTAAACCATTATAGCGGTCTTCCCATTTAGCCACCCAAGGACAAGTATTGCACGTAAACAACACCAATAATCCATTATCATCCGCAACGCCAGCAAGTGTTAAGGTACGGCCTGAAGTGTCTTCAACTTCTAAATTAGTTTGTGGTGCTTTGTCGCCAATCTTTAGGACATCAACAGTAGTAATTTGTGTGAATGCAGCTAAAATCATAACTGCTGACAAACTCAATATCAGTTTATTTGATTTTTTCATGGCTTAGTCCTCATTTATCACGTTTAACAATTCTGATTCAAAAGTCTCAAACTCAGCTTTTCCTTCCCATGCAGCTGAAACTTCGCCTTTCTTATTATACACAATGGTGAATGGAAGTGCACCTGTCCATTCGTTAGAAATTGTGGTAATAAAGTCATTGTCTTTACCGACTTTAAAGTAGGTCTCAAAATCGACGCCCTGTTTTTTCAGGAAAGCTACCGCATCTTCTCTCGCTTCTTCAAAATCACCCGATACAAAAATAAGCTTGAATTGGCCCTCATACTCTTTGTTCAATTTCATTAAGAAGGGAAATTCTTCGATACATGGAGCACACCAGGTAGCCCAAAAATTCACCAATACCGGTTTCTCATTCTTAAACTCGGCTATTTTCTCTACGATTTGGTCAGCTGTAGCATTAACCAGTATTTTATCTCCGGGAGTAGTTATTCCAAACATCAAAATTAAAACAAAGACCAAAAATGTTTTCATAATTTTAATCTAAATGTTCAGAAGGATTCCAAAAATGCTTCTCTATATCAACGGTGTACTCTTCTTTAAAATCTACGCCTTCTTGAAGCAAGCGTTCCCGCATGGTATCTCCTTCGAAATGAGCTCGGCCTGTTAATTGTCCCAATCTATTAAGTACACGGTGCGCAGGTAATTCATATTCCAAATTATAGCTACGGTAGTTATTCATAGCATAACCTACCATTCGGGCTCCTGATTCAACCCCAAGGTAGCCTGCTATAGCTCCATAAGAAGTCACTTTTCCTAAAGGAATTTGTGAAACCACATCATAAACACGAGTGTAAAAATCATTTGCTGATTTAGAGCTCAAGACAATAACTTTTTTATTTCCTGCAATGATTGAGAAGAACCACTTTTTCTTTCCGCTATTTTGACGGCTTCAATTCCCAATGTCTTATATAAAGAAAGGACTTCAGGAGCACTATCCAAACTCTTGAGATGTTGTTTAACCGTTTCTAAATCGCCCCGGGCAATAGGTCCGGTTAGTGCATCTGTTACACCCAAGGTGTTGATGTTCTCAATTGTATTTTCCATAAGCGGCTTGAGTGCGTTTAGAGCAGTAGCTTCCGGGATATTTGCCTCAGCAGATATTTTAGCAACCATATCACTCAAAACCACTAAATAATTTGAAGCCACGACAGCCGAAGCATGAAGTAACGGTTTTGCATCAGCATCCACTCGAAAAGTTTTAGCCTTAAGATCGTGACTGATATTTTCCAGTTCCTCCAATAATACTTTATCCCCTTCCATATCAAACCAGGTTCCCTCAAAAGATTTAGTTTTCGGTGTGATTGCCTGCATGGGATGAAATGAAGCTACATTTGCACCATTCTTTTTTATCGGGTTTAAAATTTGAGAAGAATGAGTGCCTGATAGATGTACAACTTTTCTCCTTAATTTAGGAAACTGATCTGCTAACTCTTCTGCAATGCTCGAGATTGCATCATCAGAAACAGAAATAAAAATGAGGTCGCCCAGATTATCCAGGTCTTTTGGCTGACCAACTGAGAATAAAGTATTGGGATACTGTTTTTTAAAACCTTCTTCAATCTCAGAGTGATTGTATACCGAAATAACCGGGTAGCCTTTTTCATTAAAAACATGAAGTAATGCCGTTCCCACTCTTCCCAAACCTATAATAGAAATGCGGGGTTTACTCATTATCAGACCATTTGAGTTTCGGTACGTTTTGCATACCCACAAATATTGGAAGCAGACTCAATATGATCCAGAAACTCAACATCATATCCCCAGGACCGGGCAACCAGAATACCACTCATGAAAGCACGGGCTCCATTTACGGTTTTCTCATTGCTATTGAGATAATGCATCAAACCGGATTCATTATTGTTTACAACTAATGATCGCAGCTTTTCGAGTTCTTCGGGGCTTCCCGCAGGCACATCACAACAGTACACAATAAGTGCGTTTTTGTTTAACAGCAGTTCATCTAAAGTGAAAGCAAGTTCACGGATGATAGCAGGGTCATAGTCCCCAATTTGAAGGCTTACCACATCAAAATCATTAAAACAGGACTGAAGTACAGGCAGCTGTGTGTAGAGACTCATGTCTTTGCTATAGCCCTCATCCGCAATAAAGAAGTCATCCTCTTCATCACAAAATTCATTCCTCAAAAAATCATTTACAGGCACTTCTCCAAAACGTGTTTCAAAAACATCGTTTGATGGCATCGCTAATTTCTTCTGTAAATGACCTGTATAAGACTCAATTACAACAACGGTATCGAACTTTTGATCTACGACGGTTTTATAGGTCGTGCAAAGCTCACCGAAATTATCTGCATCAATAATATTGGGGACAAAGAGCATTCGGACATATTCCGAATTTGTACTTAAATGCTTCGCATTTTTTATGTGCCCTTGAATTTCTTTCTGTGTCAGGCTTGGTACATCCATAGTGCTAATCTGATATTCATTAAATTAAAAAAGCCCGGAGATACCTTTCCAACTTGCGTTAAGAAACGGCATTTCCGAGCTCTTGTAATATTGATCAACTATTTTTGCTTTGATAAGCTAATGCTATCTGATGATCTGTTTGTCTGAAACTACAAATTTCAAACATTTTATCATTGTTAAATCTTACAGAAAAGCGGTTTTTTTCATTTTTTTGAATTGTGAGGTCATCAAGGTTTGTCCGAAGACCTGTCCCAAGGCATTTCACCGCTGCTTCTTTGATAGTCCAAAGCCGGATGGGTTCCTCTTCCTCGGCCAAATGGTGTTCCTCATCATTTAAGATTCTATTCACGACTGCATCATTGACTTCCCGGTTTGAGAGTTCAACATCCAGCCCGATATCAAATGTATCAGAAATCGCACAAAAAACTTTTGAAGGTGAATGAGAAAAACTTGTGTAAATGATTTCCTCACCAAACTTGGCAAAAGGTTTGCCTGAATCTTCTTTATGCAGTTCTACTCGTTTTTCTAAGCCTTCATCATTCAAACTTTCAGCAAGCGAATGGAAGAGATGTCTGGCAGACAAGTATTCAGCCTTTCTTTTGTCGTTAGAGAATCCGGCGTATTCCTCTTTTTCTCTAGCAGATAAAATTTTAATGGAATAGCCCTCCTCTATTTCAACAACCCCAAGAATCACCTTTCCAGGCCAATTTTCAATATTGGAAGTATCAATTTTTTGCATAAAAAAATATACTGATTTTTTGGGAGTACGGAATGGAGTGAAACTAAGAAAAGCAAAAAAATGGCGGAGAGGGAGGGATTCGAACCCTCGGTACCCCGTAAGGGGCACACTCGCTTTCCAGGCGAGCCCGTTCGACCGCTCTGGCACCTCTCCGTTTTTTAATAGATGATAGCCCGTCGAAGGGCGCCTAAGATAGAGTTAATTATATCCTATATCAAAGAATTTAGAAGCCAATATTAAAACTATTTTCAACATAGGTTTTAACGGGTCTCCCATTGTCGGTTGCAGCAATAAATTTCCACTTTGCTGCGGCCTGAAGTACGGCGTCCATAATACCATAACCAACTTCATTTACTTTTTCGAAAGAACCATCTTCATTATAAAGCCTGATTTCAGAAATATAAAAATCTTCGACCTCCCCTTTTGTGCCCACCAAAAACGTAACAAGCACCCTAACCTTTATATCCGCTCTTTTGGCAGCTTCAGGAACAGTGGGTTCAACAATACGGACTAAACCCGGCGGGCGTTCAGGACTTCCAACAAACTCCCCTTCTCCCTCCGCTTCTGAAAAACCCTCTTCCCCTTCCGCATCAAACTTCGAGATTAAATCATCAAATTCAGGAAACTCGATTTCTTCTTCAATAACCTGATCGTTAGGAACCGGAACCGGAACGCGAGGACGTGGAGGCGCTGCGGGAGCTGATGTTTGTTTAGTGATAATGGCATTCTCGACATAAGTCACTTCTTCGGCGAAGCTGTCAAGTACTTTAGAGGTTGGTATCTCCGTAGCTGGCCAGCTTTTTATAATGATGAGAATAATTAATTGTGCGCATATCAATGACATCATGAAGCGATGTTCATGCTCAAGCTCGCCGTAGTAAATATCACGGATTCTGTCGATCAAGTATGCTTTAATTCTTTTAGTTGTTCCTGCATTACTTCCCGGGTATGATTTTTTAGCGACATCATATCGTCAAAATCTGCGGGGTCAATAGCGTCTAATACTTTTAGTTTGAAATCTGCTTTAGGGTTTAGGTTTGAAGAACCGGATGGCATTGCTTCAAAACTCCCATCAATTACCATTGGCTGTAACTTAAACCCGTATTCAAGGGAAAGAAGGAATGGCCCGTTCTTAAACGGTTTGAGTTGCCCATCCATTGTGCGAGTTCCTTCCGGGAAGATCATAACAGGAACCAAATCTTTTAGGGGTTCAACTAAATTGTCCAGTTTTTTGAGAGCTGTTTTGCTTGATCGATCTATGGTTAAATGTCCGGTAAGCCAAACCAGCCAGCCCATCACCGGAATGTAGGTGAGACTCTTCTTGGAAACCCATTTCATTTTCCAGGGCAGATGATATATAAAAGCCATATCCAAAAAGCTCTGATGATTGCACACAAAAATAGTTGGTTCTGATGGATCGTATTTATCTACGTTCATGAACGTCATTTTCCACCAAGGACTAGCCTTCATCATAAACCTTGCCATTATAGATAAGGTGAAATTGGGCGCCTTTCGGTATCTATCGAATGGAAAAGTCACTATAAAAACCAATGATATTATTACAAAGAAAATAAGGAACAGCACTGAAAAATAGCCGAATACAAAAATACTGAAAAGTCGTCTCATCATTATTTATCAAAACTTAAAAGTGCTTTACGAACAAAGCCATTATGCTTTTTAAGTAACCTGGAAGCATCGGATTTTGTTACATCTCCAAGAGCCATCACCAACGCTGTTTTAACATGTCCGCCTGCTTTATTTAGTAATTCTTCAGCACGGTCATAATCAATATCTGAAAAAATCATCAAAATTCGTTTGGCTCGTTCAACCAGTTTCTCATTGGTAAGCATTAAATCAACCATAACATTTTCGTAGATTTTACCCTGCCGAATCATAGCCCCTGTTGTAATCATATTTAATACCATTTTTTGAGCCGTTCCGCTTTTCATGCGAGTACTTCCCATAACCACCTCTGCACCTACCGGTACATCAATCAGGTAATCAACATCTAGTTCAATCTGCTTAGCAGGAACGGTGGTTACAAGAATGGTTTTGCATCCTCTTATTCTGGCTTCTTTGAGCGCTCCATGTACATATGGTGTGCGACCGCTAGCTGCTAAACCACAAACTACATCCGGAGTAGCAACCATCGCTTCTTCAATAGCTGCTCTTCCTGTTTCTTCTGAATCTTCCGCTCCTTCCTGAGCAACAAACATCGCTTCTTTACCACCGGCAATAAAACCCTCCACCTGTTCTGGGGGTGTTCCAAATGTTGGCGGACATTCAGCTGCATCCAAAACCCCTAACCTACCACTGGTACCCGCTCCAAAATAAAGCAGACGACCACCGACCTGAAAGGCATCCGAAACTAAATCTATCACATCAGCGATAACATCCAGCTTTTTTTCTACCTGAAGTGCTACTTTTTGATCCTCAAGATTTATAAGCCGTGCAATTTCTCCGGCAGAGGCAAGATCAATTTCTCGGGTATTAGGATTTCGGCCTTCCGTGGCTAACTTTTCAAGCTGAGAGAATAATTCTTTTTTTTTAGAACCTGATTCCAATATGATTTACCCTCTGCGGTTTTTCCACCACTGACTTCTTTCCGTACCCTCTCCGGCCAGTACCGGCTCTGACGTTTCACCGTCATTCGCATTTTTTAGTACAGAGGCAGCTAAAACCACATCTTCTATTGGTAAGTTGGGCTGCATTTTTTCAGGGGTGAAGTGATCCGGGACGAAATGAGTATCGTATTTCGCTTCAATAAAGGCCGGGTGATTAAGTGTAAATTCACAAAAAGGAATGGTGGTTCTACAACCGGCAATTTCATATTCGTCTAGCGCACGAAGCATGCGTTTGCGTGCAATTTCCCGAGTCGGTCCATGAACACTCAGCTTTGAGATCATAGGATCATAATTGATCGTAATCTGCTGTCCTTCCTCCACTCCGGCATCCACTCTAATTCCGGAACCAGTTGGCACCCTGTGCTTTTTAAGCAATCCTGTACTTGGCAGAAAATTATCAGCAGGATCTTCAGCATAAATACGACATTCGATCGCATGCCCATTTATTTTCAAATCTTCTTGTTTGAACGGAAGCTCTTTTCCTTCTGCTACTAAAATCTGCAGAGCAACCAAGTCCACGCCCGTAATCATTTCTGTAACGGGGTGTTCAACCTGAAGTCGGGTATTCATCTCCAGGAAATAGAAGTTCATGTGTTTGTCGACAAGGAACTCAATGGTTCCGGCTCCTACATAATCACAAGCTTCAGCGGCTTTGATCGCAGCTTTTGCCATTTCAGCTCGTAATTCATCGGTCAGGAGTGCGCAAGGCGCTTCTTCAATTACTTTTTGATGCCGGCGTTGTACCGAGCATTCCCGATCGTACACATGTAGCACATTCCCGTGAGTATCAGCCATGATTTGAAATTCCACATGCCGAGGTTCTTCCAAATATTTCTCTATATAGATTCGGTCATCGCCAAAAGCATTTCTGGCTTCCGATTTCGCCGCTTTGATGCTCGCCTCAAACTCTTCTTTTTTGTGGACGATGCGCATCCCTTTTCCACCACCACCGGCGGCGGCTTTTACCAAAATCGGATAGCCGATATCATCAGCAACCCTTCGAGCTTCTTCAATATCTTTGAGCTCATTCTTAATGCCTGGAGGAGTTGGAATTTCCGCCTTAGCCATTAGCTTTCGGGCCTCGGTCTTATCGCCCATCAGCGTAATAGCTTTGGGTTCCGGACCTATAAAAATGATATTCTCTTTCTTGCACCGCTCGGCAAAAGACGCGTTCTCACTCAGAAATCCGTATCCGGGATGTACCGCATCGGCACCCGTTTGCTTAACGGCATCAACAATTTTATCGATGACCAGATAACTTTCTGACGAAGCAGCTTCCCCAATAAATACAGATTCATCAGCATGAAGTACGTGGGGTGAATGTGCGTCAGGCCGAGAATAAACGGCTACTGTTTTAATTCCTAACTCTTTGCAGGTGTGAATAACCCGAAGTGCGATTTCACCACGATTGGCTACTAATACTTTCTTAATATCTCCCATAAAATCCTTTTTTAGTTATAGTCAATGATAGGACTTTAAAGCAAGATTCTCCAAGCAAAAACCAGATTTTAACTGTCTGTTTTCATATCTAGGTAAGCACGGGGCAGAATCGAAAGTTTTTCAGTGTAATTCAGGTATGCCCTATGATCGAAAACGTTGTAATTGTTCTCTTCAATTTTATCAAGAATTCTGCTGTAATTGTGTCTTGCAAGGTACACAGGTAAACGACTATCACTCGATAGCAAGCAAATCCCTTTATCTGCTTTCTCGTAGTATTCCCGAGTACGATTAATTTGAAATTTCATCAACTCAGAAAACTTATCGTCTAAGGTGTAGTTGAATAGCTCTTCCTCTGAAACGTCAAACCTTTTAAGATCTTCTTGAGGAAGATATATTCTGCCACGGCGTAAATCTTCTCCTACATCTCTTAAAATATTAGTGAGCTGCATGGCAATTCCTAAATCCACGGCGTATTGAAGAGCGTTATTATTCGTGTAGCCAAAAACCTCGCTAGTCATTAACCCAACCACTGAAGCAACTTTATACGAATAGTCATAAATCTCGTCGAAGTTTTCGAATCTGCTTTTAACCAAGTCCATCTTCACTCCTTCCATTAGCAGGAAAGGAAGCTCCATAGAAATTTTGTACTGTTTCAGGGTATCGGAAAAAGCTGTAAGAATGGGATCGTCAACAATTCTGCCTTCATATACATCTATGAGACGCTGCTTAAACATCTCAAGTTTCTCTTCAACCTGATCGACCGTAATTTTTTGTTCTATAATAAGGTCTTCAGCTTCATCAACTAAATCGTCGAGATAACGGCACAATCCATATATGGCGAAAATTCCACGTTGTTTTTCGTTAGGGAGAAATCGAGTAGCCATATAGAAAGTCTTAGCATGCTTTCGGGTAATACCTCGGCAATGAGAATAAGCTCCCTTCAAGTCGTCGTCATTCAGATCATCAATCACAGATCGATGAAAAGAAGTCCGCTCGTATAAAGGGCGAAAAACGTAATATGGAAATCGGAGTATATTTGTAAGCATATATAAATGTATTTCTCATTGCTATAGCCTTATTTTTTTTAAAAAAGTTCCCAAGAACTTTTGAGAATAATCAGTTTTCTCCTATAACATTTTGAAAAGAAGATGTTTATACTAAAAACTTGAATTTGATTATATTGAGTTAATCTAATAGTGTTATATTTTTAACACTATTATCAAGGAATGCTAAATAATTGAGGCGTAATGAATAAGAAAGTAACGATTTATGAGGTTGCCAAACGAGCAGAAGTGGCTATCTCAACTGTTTCACGCGTACTGAACGGATCGGAAAATGTTTCTAAAGCAACAAAAGAGAAGGTCGAAAAGGCTATTGATGAACTTAATTTCCGGCCACAGGTTAGCGCCCGAAAGCTTGCAAGTAAAGAGCCTCAAATGCTTGCCATTGCTGTTCCCTCTTTCACAACTCCATATTTTAATGAAGTTCTGAAAGGTGTTAAAGATGAAATCAAGAAAATGGATCTTGATATTATCATGTATAATACCGGATCAAAACAACCCGAGGAAGCCGTCCAAAACTTTTTTGACCGCGGCACTGCCGATGCGGTTATCCTGCTTTCTATTGATGTGAGTGATAAGGTGCATAAACTTATTCAGGCTACCCAAACTCCGGCTGTGCTAGTAAATGCTCAACATCCCTCCTACAATTATTTTATGCTGAATGATTACCAAGGCGGCTATTTAGCCGGTGAGCACTTGGTGAAGCAAGGCTTTGAGAATTTAGGGATGATTACCAGTGTAATTGACTCAAGGGCTTCTCAGCAAAGACTGAAAGGATATACAGATGCTTTAAAAAACTACAAAATGAAGGTCGACAAGTCTCTTTTCATGAGTGGTGACTCTACCAAACATGGTGGTTTTACAGAAGAGTCAGGCTTCGAAGCGATCTACAAATTCGACAAACAAGGAAAATTCCCTGACGCTATTTTTTGCTCTAATGATACCCAAGCCGTTGGTGCTATCTATGCACTCTCAAAATTGGGGTTGAAGGTGCCTGATGATATTGCCATCATGGGATATGACAACATCAAACTGAGTAAGTATCTCGAACTTACTACCATCGACCAAAAGATGTACACTATTGGTGTACAGGCTACAAAACGACTCGCAGAAATTATCACCAAACCGGATGACGAACTTTATCAAACGACTATAAATCCAGTATTGGTAAAACGAGGTTCTACAGAAAATAAAAAGGCTAAGTAAGTTGAATTCTGATTTTTCCACCCGAGAAGCACTAGATAACTGTATTACTGATACCAACGTCCCTGGTCTCCCCGATCCCTACAAAGGAAAGGTCCGTGAAGTTTATGATCTGGATAACGATACACTTGGCATTGTTGTAACTGATCGCATTTCAGCCTTTGATTACATCATGAAGCAAGCTATTCCTTTTAAAGGACAGATTTTAAATCAGCTGGCTGCATTTTCTTTCGATAAGGTGAAAGACATTGTTGCTACTCATATCATTGATATTCCACATCCCAACGTAACTATTGCCAAAAAATGTGATCCTGTTCCAATTGAGGTAGTCATACGTGGCTATTTGACTGGACACGCCTGGCGGGTGTATAAATCTGGAAAAAGAGAACTATGCGGAGTAAAACTTCCCGATGGTTTAAAAGAACACGATAAATTTCCCAAACCCATCCTCACTCCTGCCACAAAAGCGATGGAAGGTCATGACGAGGATATTTCTGAAGAGGAAATATTATCCCGGAAAATCGTATCACCTGATCTTTGGAATGAAATTAAAGAGGTAGCATTCAAACTCTTTGAACGAGGAACACAAGTCGCTGCCGAACAAGGACTGATTCTTGTTGATACCAAATATGAGTTTGGAGTCTTCAAGGGTGAACTGACCCTTATTGATGAAGTACACACCACCGATTCTTCCCGCTATTTTTATTTAGAAGGATATGAAGAACGGCAAGCCAAGGGT
The window above is part of the Balneola sp. genome. Proteins encoded here:
- a CDS encoding phosphoribosylaminoimidazolesuccinocarboxamide synthase, which produces MNSDFSTREALDNCITDTNVPGLPDPYKGKVREVYDLDNDTLGIVVTDRISAFDYIMKQAIPFKGQILNQLAAFSFDKVKDIVATHIIDIPHPNVTIAKKCDPVPIEVVIRGYLTGHAWRVYKSGKRELCGVKLPDGLKEHDKFPKPILTPATKAMEGHDEDISEEEILSRKIVSPDLWNEIKEVAFKLFERGTQVAAEQGLILVDTKYEFGVFKGELTLIDEVHTTDSSRYFYLEGYEERQAKGEGQKQLSKEFLREWLMENDFQGLDGQTLPDLPDEFRMEVFQRYSELFEMLTGTEFKPVIEKNFNTTLKQILK